The proteins below come from a single Ignavibacteriales bacterium genomic window:
- a CDS encoding STAS domain-containing protein: MQFEVKKNGEATILKIKERKLDASVSPELKGEFLVLCNRQTKNLVIDLSDVEFCDSSGLSALLIAERKMRENGGVVKLAGLQKKVLALIRISRLDRAFRIHDTVAKALRA; encoded by the coding sequence ATGCAATTTGAAGTGAAGAAGAATGGTGAAGCGACGATTCTGAAGATCAAGGAACGCAAGCTTGATGCGAGTGTTTCCCCTGAACTGAAGGGAGAGTTCCTTGTCCTCTGCAATCGCCAGACGAAGAACCTTGTCATTGACCTGAGCGATGTGGAGTTCTGCGACAGTAGCGGTCTGAGCGCCCTGCTCATCGCCGAACGCAAGATGAGGGAGAACGGAGGAGTTGTAAAACTCGCCGGGCTCCAGAAGAAAGTACTTGCACTCATTCGCATTTCCCGCCTTGACCGAGCTTTCCGCATCCATGACACGGTAGCGAAGGCGCTCCGGGCCTGA
- the ligA gene encoding NAD-dependent DNA ligase LigA, with amino-acid sequence MSSSPSPESSQFNNAIDYMAVSTSIVKRMEVLRSRLREHDYRYYVLAQPAISDGEYDQLMRELLDLEAAHPELTASDSPTQRVGGQPTKEFRTVTHDVPMLSLSNTYSEEEVRDYDRRVRTLLGNEPLRYVCELKFDGVAVSLRYIEDVFVLGATRGDGTRGDDITQNLRTIRSIPLRLMGKKKGLSEFEVRGEVYMKREDFRKMNEDRELAGEKTFINPRNSAAGTLKLQDPKTVARRPLNFVSYFIRSEAASLSSHYDNLKVLHEFGFPTSEHTRVSTNIEGVIGFWKEWENRRDSLPYDIDGVVVKVDSLKQQEQLGMIAKSPRWAIAFKFAARQGTTILSDITLQVGRIGTITPVAELEPVFVGGSTVSRATLHNEDYIRELDIRPGDTVVVEKGGDVIPKVSSVVKEKRRRGTKPFSMPARCPACGSPIARPEGEANYYCENSECPAQIRARIEHFAHRGAMDIEGLGEAIVDQLVSLEYVHNYADVYELQRRRGELEKLERWGKKSVDNLLKAIDESKQRPFARVLFALGIRHVGTSVAQLIVHRFQSMDALMQASFEELQGVQGVGPRIAESVRRFVEDAHNAKIIDRLKKAGLQFEEKRRRGVKQSALTGKTVVLTGTLLSFTREQAKQMIQDAGGHVAASVSSKTDYVVVGADAGSKLDKATKLGIQTIGEEEFIRFVNS; translated from the coding sequence ATGTCCTCATCACCCAGTCCGGAATCCAGCCAATTCAATAACGCAATTGATTACATGGCTGTCAGTACGAGCATAGTCAAGCGCATGGAAGTACTCCGCTCACGTCTGCGGGAGCACGATTATCGGTACTACGTGCTGGCTCAGCCTGCGATATCAGACGGAGAGTACGACCAGCTCATGCGGGAGCTCTTGGATCTCGAGGCCGCGCACCCCGAGCTTACGGCTTCGGATTCCCCGACGCAGCGCGTCGGCGGGCAGCCCACGAAGGAATTCCGGACGGTCACGCATGATGTGCCGATGCTTTCCCTCTCAAATACCTACAGCGAAGAAGAAGTGAGGGACTATGACCGCCGTGTGCGCACATTGCTGGGAAACGAACCATTACGATATGTGTGTGAGTTGAAATTCGACGGCGTGGCGGTGAGTCTCCGCTACATCGAAGACGTGTTTGTGCTCGGTGCGACGCGGGGTGACGGCACACGGGGGGACGACATCACGCAAAATCTGAGGACGATTCGATCGATACCTCTGCGGTTGATGGGGAAGAAGAAGGGGTTGAGCGAGTTTGAGGTCCGCGGCGAAGTCTATATGAAGCGCGAAGATTTCCGGAAGATGAATGAGGACCGGGAGCTGGCGGGGGAAAAAACATTCATCAATCCCCGGAATTCAGCCGCAGGCACGCTGAAACTTCAAGATCCGAAAACTGTGGCGCGTCGCCCGCTGAATTTTGTCTCCTACTTCATCAGGAGTGAAGCGGCTTCCCTCTCGAGCCATTACGACAACCTCAAAGTACTGCATGAGTTTGGATTTCCGACGAGTGAACACACTCGCGTGAGCACGAACATCGAGGGAGTCATCGGATTCTGGAAGGAGTGGGAAAATCGCAGAGACAGCCTCCCGTACGACATCGATGGGGTTGTGGTGAAGGTTGATTCGCTGAAACAGCAGGAGCAGTTGGGGATGATCGCGAAGAGCCCGCGTTGGGCGATCGCGTTCAAATTTGCCGCCCGTCAGGGTACGACTATTCTGAGCGACATCACTCTGCAGGTCGGGAGGATTGGAACAATCACCCCCGTTGCGGAATTGGAACCGGTGTTTGTCGGCGGTTCCACGGTCTCAAGAGCAACGCTGCATAACGAAGACTATATCAGGGAACTCGACATCCGGCCCGGCGACACTGTTGTTGTCGAGAAGGGGGGAGATGTCATTCCCAAGGTGAGCTCTGTCGTCAAAGAGAAACGCCGCCGGGGGACAAAGCCATTCTCCATGCCTGCCAGGTGTCCTGCATGCGGCTCGCCCATAGCAAGGCCGGAAGGGGAGGCAAACTACTACTGCGAAAACAGCGAGTGTCCGGCCCAAATCAGGGCGCGTATTGAACATTTTGCCCATCGCGGCGCGATGGACATTGAAGGGTTAGGCGAGGCAATCGTCGATCAGCTTGTGAGCCTTGAATACGTTCACAACTATGCCGATGTGTACGAACTTCAACGAAGAAGAGGTGAACTCGAAAAACTCGAGCGATGGGGCAAAAAGAGCGTCGACAATCTTCTGAAGGCGATTGACGAAAGCAAGCAGCGGCCGTTTGCCCGGGTTCTCTTCGCGCTCGGCATCCGCCACGTGGGAACGAGCGTGGCGCAGCTTATTGTCCACCGGTTCCAATCGATGGATGCCTTGATGCAGGCCTCGTTCGAGGAGCTGCAGGGGGTTCAAGGTGTTGGACCCCGCATCGCAGAGAGCGTTCGCAGGTTTGTGGAAGACGCGCACAACGCGAAGATCATTGATCGGCTCAAGAAAGCGGGACTCCAGTTCGAAGAGAAGCGGCGACGCGGTGTGAAACAATCTGCGCTGACGGGAAAGACGGTGGTCTTGACCGGCACACTGTTGTCGTTCACGCGTGAACAGGCGAAGCAGATGATTCAAGATGCGGGAGGACACGTGGCGGCGAGCGTGAGCAGCAAGACCGATTACGTTGTCGTGGGGGCGGACGCCGGGTCGAAACTGGACAAGGCGACGAAGTTAGGGATTCAGACCATCGGAGAGGAAGAATTTATCAGGTTCGTGAACAGCTAA
- a CDS encoding DUF4115 domain-containing protein, translating into MNLETFGEELRSQRERKQVSLASISQATRISEKMLQAIESGKFSVLPQAYIRAFLRAYAGTIELNGDEVLRRYDSVNQEIRAAAEEWVNRTKPHVLRAEQTSTEIIRSPRVSPSSIVTAVVILLAVAAVVFYANRESAVPTQEPLSGIPFDKAVHETEAAAAQPQQTPQQTPQQTPPQTSPQTSQQLPPQPTPQTPIVRPSADSLRLEITTKDSVWVAIVIDNVKRGQYLFAPGRIRSWAAKEQFSVSMGNAGAATFRLNGSNLGALGKRGAVARNVLITQSGIQPIQ; encoded by the coding sequence ATGAATCTCGAGACGTTTGGAGAAGAACTGCGGAGTCAGCGCGAGAGGAAACAGGTTTCGCTCGCATCGATCTCCCAAGCGACGCGCATCAGCGAAAAGATGCTCCAGGCGATCGAGTCGGGGAAGTTCTCCGTTCTCCCGCAGGCGTATATTCGTGCGTTTCTCCGTGCCTACGCAGGCACCATCGAACTCAACGGCGACGAGGTGCTCAGGCGTTACGACTCGGTCAATCAGGAAATTCGCGCCGCAGCTGAAGAATGGGTGAACCGCACGAAGCCGCACGTGCTGCGCGCAGAGCAAACTTCTACCGAAATCATACGGTCTCCAAGAGTATCCCCGTCGTCAATCGTTACAGCGGTGGTTATCCTTCTGGCTGTGGCGGCGGTGGTCTTCTACGCGAACCGGGAATCCGCCGTCCCGACGCAGGAACCCCTTTCAGGAATTCCATTTGACAAAGCGGTGCACGAGACAGAGGCGGCAGCCGCCCAGCCCCAGCAGACGCCTCAGCAGACGCCTCAGCAGACACCGCCGCAAACATCTCCGCAGACCTCTCAGCAGCTGCCTCCCCAACCAACTCCGCAGACGCCGATAGTCCGACCGTCAGCCGATAGTCTGCGACTGGAGATTACCACCAAAGATTCTGTGTGGGTCGCAATTGTGATCGACAATGTAAAACGCGGCCAGTATCTCTTTGCCCCGGGTCGAATACGCTCATGGGCTGCAAAGGAGCAGTTTTCAGTTTCGATGGGGAATGCAGGTGCGGCAACCTTCCGGCTCAATGGCTCGAATCTCGGAGCTCTTGGCAAGCGCGGCGCAGTTGCCAGAAATGTCCTCATCACCCAGTCCGGAATCCAGCCAATTCAATAA
- a CDS encoding response regulator, producing the protein MIKIFKILKFRTSLGPVEQAQVVSSMVVVATMATIVSIRLFTVGKTIDWLLIGSIIATGVFGFINVFFTLKYGQQLEEQKRELLALNTIAEAVNHSVEISLLLQEAIREVRRLLEVDFGWIYHVEGGKLVLRAFDGTRPAPSLVITPDIEADGTSIVWARAPATGRKPRGAAGANWKFGALASWASVPITAKDRFAGVIVVASQERSEMTGKQLGLMGAFSNQIGVALENATLFEQLRKSEERYMDLFEHSPDMSHILTREGIIVSCNQTEVDRLGYQKEDLIGFSALILYPLQYHLAAKNLLNDVFEKRLEVSGLEEQFVGKSGEIVDVSISTSIVYDESRKPAFMRVVARDITEKKKLESKILHAQRIDSIGNLAGGIAHDFNNILTSILGSTAIMKRKMRKSNAWYHFADIIETAAKRGAGLTRQLLTFARKSTPQFRPIILNDIVEETLRLFERSIDKSIVIIKDLSKDMPIIKGDDGQIQQALLNLLINARDAMPNGGSVTISTQEVNPDVRHASVFGEPRVGEFASIVIRDNGVGMSQEVQQRIFEPFFTTKEKGTGLGLSVVYGVVNSHGGFITAQSEPGSGTQFSMFFPLLADREKFHRSLKQPKLVQGHERILVVDDEEHVRELIGRMLDHLGYTVTAVESGQDAIKHAAKKSKIDAVILDMNMPTMSGKETFEKLKKIRPEMRIIISTGYSNESLDPVMIENLVDGFLQKPYQMEELSKVLREVFDGRQDGP; encoded by the coding sequence ATGATAAAAATTTTTAAGATCTTAAAATTCCGCACGTCCCTTGGGCCCGTTGAGCAGGCCCAGGTGGTTTCCTCGATGGTCGTGGTCGCGACGATGGCCACCATTGTCAGCATCCGTCTGTTTACAGTCGGCAAAACGATCGACTGGCTGCTGATCGGAAGCATCATCGCTACGGGCGTGTTTGGTTTCATCAACGTTTTTTTCACCCTCAAGTACGGCCAGCAGCTTGAGGAGCAGAAACGTGAACTCCTTGCGCTCAACACGATTGCCGAAGCGGTCAACCATTCCGTCGAGATCAGCCTGCTTTTGCAGGAGGCGATCAGGGAAGTTCGGCGGCTTCTGGAAGTGGACTTTGGGTGGATCTATCATGTGGAGGGGGGAAAGCTCGTCCTCAGGGCCTTCGATGGGACGCGGCCGGCCCCCTCGCTCGTTATCACGCCGGACATCGAAGCGGATGGAACTTCGATCGTCTGGGCGCGAGCGCCGGCCACCGGCAGAAAACCGCGCGGTGCGGCCGGGGCGAACTGGAAATTCGGCGCGCTTGCATCCTGGGCATCGGTTCCCATCACAGCAAAAGACCGGTTCGCGGGCGTCATCGTCGTCGCCAGCCAGGAACGGAGCGAGATGACGGGAAAGCAACTGGGGCTGATGGGGGCTTTTTCGAACCAGATCGGCGTCGCCCTCGAGAATGCGACGTTGTTTGAGCAGCTGAGGAAGTCCGAAGAACGGTATATGGATCTCTTCGAACACTCGCCTGACATGTCGCACATTCTCACGCGTGAAGGTATTATCGTCAGCTGCAACCAGACGGAAGTGGACCGGCTCGGGTACCAGAAAGAGGACCTGATCGGGTTTTCCGCCCTGATACTGTACCCGCTTCAGTACCATCTTGCGGCGAAGAATCTTCTGAACGATGTGTTTGAAAAGCGGCTCGAAGTTTCCGGCCTGGAGGAACAATTTGTCGGAAAGTCCGGCGAGATTGTGGATGTAAGCATCAGTACTTCGATCGTCTATGACGAATCGCGGAAACCGGCGTTCATGCGCGTCGTTGCGCGGGATATCACCGAAAAGAAAAAGCTCGAGTCGAAGATTCTGCACGCCCAGCGCATCGACAGCATCGGCAATCTCGCGGGGGGTATTGCGCATGATTTCAACAACATCCTCACGTCGATACTGGGCTCTACCGCGATCATGAAACGGAAGATGCGCAAGAGCAACGCATGGTATCATTTCGCGGATATCATTGAGACTGCAGCCAAACGCGGGGCCGGACTCACGCGGCAGCTTCTGACGTTCGCGCGGAAGAGCACTCCGCAATTCCGACCCATTATCCTCAACGATATCGTCGAGGAAACACTTCGGCTCTTCGAACGGAGTATCGACAAGAGCATCGTCATCATCAAGGATCTCTCGAAGGACATGCCGATCATCAAGGGCGACGACGGACAAATTCAACAAGCGCTCCTCAACCTGTTGATCAATGCCCGTGATGCCATGCCAAACGGCGGCTCGGTCACCATCAGTACACAAGAGGTCAATCCGGACGTGCGCCACGCGAGCGTCTTTGGAGAGCCGCGGGTCGGTGAGTTTGCCTCGATTGTCATCCGCGACAACGGCGTGGGGATGAGCCAGGAAGTCCAGCAGAGGATCTTTGAGCCATTTTTTACGACGAAGGAAAAAGGTACCGGGCTGGGGCTTTCCGTGGTCTACGGAGTGGTCAATTCCCATGGCGGGTTCATTACAGCCCAGAGCGAGCCCGGCAGCGGAACACAGTTTTCGATGTTTTTCCCCCTGTTGGCAGACAGGGAGAAGTTCCACCGCTCGCTCAAACAGCCGAAGCTCGTGCAAGGGCACGAACGTATTCTTGTGGTGGATGACGAAGAGCATGTCAGAGAACTCATCGGCCGCATGCTCGACCACCTCGGTTATACAGTGACGGCCGTCGAGAGCGGCCAGGATGCCATCAAGCATGCCGCAAAGAAATCGAAGATCGATGCCGTGATTCTCGACATGAACATGCCGACGATGAGCGGGAAGGAAACGTTCGAAAAGCTCAAGAAAATCAGACCAGAGATGCGCATCATCATTTCGACAGGGTACAGCAACGAGAGCCTTGACCCTGTGATGATTGAAAACCTGGTGGACGGATTTCTTCAGAAGCCTTATCAAATGGAAGAGCTGTCGAAAGTGTTACGTGAGGTGTTTGACGGAAGACAGGATGGTCCGTAG
- a CDS encoding response regulator, with amino-acid sequence MASKKKQILVVDDEPSWLKSVSHILRKEGYQVKAVQSAAEALVLLAKYRPDLIVSDLRMPDMNGFDLLDKIKHLPKNSSTPVVFFSAIDDYHAKKVARELGATACLLKPYDEGDLFSVLKQYLPH; translated from the coding sequence ATGGCGAGTAAGAAGAAACAGATCCTGGTTGTCGATGACGAGCCGTCGTGGTTGAAGAGCGTCAGTCACATACTGCGGAAAGAAGGATACCAGGTGAAGGCCGTGCAGAGTGCAGCCGAAGCGCTCGTTCTTCTGGCGAAATACCGGCCCGACTTGATCGTCAGCGATCTGCGCATGCCTGACATGAATGGTTTCGATCTTCTCGACAAGATCAAGCACCTCCCGAAGAATTCTTCAACCCCTGTCGTGTTCTTCTCCGCAATCGATGACTACCATGCGAAGAAAGTCGCCCGCGAACTCGGCGCAACGGCCTGTCTCCTCAAGCCGTACGACGAGGGCGATTTGTTCAGCGTTCTCAAGCAGTACCTCCCGCACTAA
- a CDS encoding dipeptide epimerase, translating into MKTSSMLAGASLLAPISEVSGGQASVPQQKNARMKLRYRPYTLELRHVFTIATSSRTTTPVMLTEIEYDGIVGYGEASMPPYLGESQEGAGAFLSRINLEKYDNPFEMETILNDIDAISTGNTAAKASVDIALHDLVGKLMNQPWYNVWGFKKNATPYTSFTIGIDKEDVVRQKTKEAAEYKVLKVKLGRETDKMMIETIRSVTDKPITVDVNQGWKDRSFALDMIHWLKGKGVVFVEQPMPKEQIEDMAWLTERSPLPTFGDEAVQRLADVKKAHGVYNGVNIKLMKCTGMREAHKMIMLARALDMKVMMGCMTETSCAISAASQLSPMVDYADLDGALLISNDVFDGTRVIDGRVTLTDRPGIGVKQLK; encoded by the coding sequence TTGAAGACATCATCGATGCTCGCAGGCGCATCGCTCCTCGCACCGATCTCGGAAGTCTCTGGCGGACAGGCCTCTGTCCCGCAACAGAAGAACGCTCGTATGAAACTCCGATATCGCCCCTACACTCTGGAACTGCGACACGTGTTCACCATCGCGACGAGTTCCCGCACGACCACGCCGGTGATGCTCACCGAGATAGAGTACGACGGCATCGTCGGATACGGGGAGGCTTCCATGCCCCCGTACCTGGGTGAATCACAGGAAGGGGCCGGAGCGTTTCTCTCGAGGATCAACCTCGAGAAATACGACAACCCGTTCGAGATGGAAACCATACTGAACGACATCGATGCAATTTCCACGGGAAACACGGCCGCGAAAGCGTCGGTCGATATCGCGCTGCACGATTTGGTGGGAAAGCTGATGAACCAGCCGTGGTACAACGTCTGGGGGTTCAAGAAGAACGCGACCCCCTACACATCGTTCACCATCGGCATCGACAAAGAGGATGTGGTACGGCAGAAGACGAAAGAGGCTGCGGAGTACAAGGTTCTCAAGGTGAAACTCGGGCGCGAAACGGACAAGATGATGATCGAGACCATTCGCTCTGTCACCGACAAACCGATCACCGTCGATGTCAACCAGGGGTGGAAGGACCGCTCTTTCGCCCTGGACATGATTCACTGGTTGAAGGGAAAAGGGGTCGTCTTCGTCGAACAGCCAATGCCGAAAGAGCAGATCGAAGATATGGCATGGCTGACGGAACGAAGTCCGCTCCCGACATTCGGCGACGAAGCGGTGCAGCGCCTGGCAGATGTCAAAAAAGCCCACGGCGTGTATAACGGCGTCAACATCAAGCTGATGAAGTGCACGGGGATGCGCGAAGCGCACAAAATGATCATGCTTGCGCGTGCTCTCGATATGAAAGTCATGATGGGATGTATGACCGAAACATCGTGCGCAATTTCGGCCGCCTCACAATTGTCACCGATGGTCGATTACGCTGATCTCGACGGCGCGCTCCTCATCAGCAACGATGTGTTCGACGGAACCAGGGTCATCGACGGAAGGGTGACACTGACAGACCGGCCGGGCATCGGGGTGAAGCAGCTGAAGTGA
- a CDS encoding C40 family peptidase, which yields MKKTILIRIALVLVLCALTASAQTQKVDTPASVALDSLRARYAPDKRVAVFDVTYAQQGSLAIARGEVDDQKAKEDALSTLHTILGGQVIDSIKVLPDQQLGEKRFGIVAASVGNVRTHPRHSAELATQVLMGTAVKLLKKQGGHYSVQMPDHYIGWLEEAAMKVTTAAGVEEWNAAQKVIVTTYFTMVREKPDPASVPVSDAVAGVLMKRVGASGKWDKVELPDGRKGYIEKSNVEDFKSWKKSRKLSAENVEKTAKMFIGIPYLWGGTSTKGMDCSGFTKTVYRLNGLELYRDADQQAGAGDEVKPGENFENLKKGDLLFFGRKGAADKPERISHVAIFLEKQEFIHTPGGSWVKFNSFNPAALNYSESLRKSFVRARRYVGTSQIPEVPKK from the coding sequence ATGAAAAAGACCATTCTCATCCGCATCGCTCTCGTCCTTGTTCTCTGCGCACTGACCGCAAGCGCACAAACACAAAAAGTTGACACACCGGCTTCGGTTGCGCTTGATTCGCTCAGGGCTCGCTACGCTCCCGATAAACGCGTCGCGGTCTTTGACGTTACCTATGCCCAGCAGGGGAGCCTCGCGATCGCGCGCGGGGAAGTGGATGATCAGAAAGCGAAAGAGGACGCACTCTCAACTCTTCACACGATTCTGGGAGGTCAGGTGATTGACAGCATCAAGGTTCTGCCCGATCAGCAGCTCGGCGAGAAGCGATTCGGCATCGTCGCGGCGAGTGTGGGCAATGTCCGTACTCATCCGCGGCACTCCGCTGAACTTGCCACACAGGTGTTGATGGGAACGGCAGTGAAGCTCCTGAAGAAGCAGGGAGGGCACTATTCCGTTCAAATGCCGGATCATTACATCGGCTGGCTGGAAGAAGCCGCGATGAAAGTGACGACTGCTGCCGGCGTGGAAGAATGGAATGCCGCTCAGAAGGTGATCGTCACAACGTACTTCACGATGGTGCGCGAGAAACCGGATCCGGCCTCTGTGCCTGTGAGTGATGCTGTTGCCGGCGTGTTGATGAAGCGCGTTGGCGCTTCAGGGAAATGGGATAAGGTGGAACTGCCTGACGGCCGCAAAGGGTACATCGAGAAATCGAATGTGGAGGATTTCAAGAGCTGGAAGAAATCACGTAAACTCAGCGCTGAGAACGTCGAAAAGACAGCGAAAATGTTCATCGGAATCCCGTACCTCTGGGGGGGCACCTCGACGAAAGGCATGGATTGTTCCGGATTCACGAAAACCGTGTATCGTTTGAACGGACTCGAGCTGTATCGCGATGCAGATCAGCAGGCGGGCGCAGGAGACGAGGTCAAGCCGGGCGAGAATTTTGAAAACCTGAAGAAGGGGGATTTGCTGTTCTTTGGCAGGAAAGGGGCGGCAGACAAACCGGAGCGGATCAGCCACGTCGCCATCTTTCTGGAGAAGCAGGAGTTCATACACACGCCCGGCGGGTCATGGGTGAAGTTCAACAGCTTCAACCCGGCCGCCCTCAACTACAGCGAGTCGCTCCGCAAGAGCTTCGTTCGTGCCAGGAGATACGTCGGGACATCCCAGATCCCTGAGGTGCCGAAGAAGTAG
- a CDS encoding site-specific DNA-methyltransferase, translated as MKKPSRRKTATSSFGTSGRISHDSSRFYNTRLYPVSADAVAGPAEEQPPRGDVLDRVFRKSSERMDELPDNSVHLMITSPPYNVSKEYDEDLTLDEYRDLLRRVLKETHRALVDGGRACINVANIGRKPYIPIHAFLAEDVIALGYSMRGEIIWNKGGSAGPSTAWGSWKSATNPTLRDVHEYILIFSKNSYARNGTGKKSTIERDEFLEYTKSIWTFPSESARRVGHPAPFPIELPRRLIQLYSFEGDIVLDPFAGSGSTCIAALQAKRHFVAYEKSARYAKLAEKRMRDLSLMGKKKSSKLDD; from the coding sequence GTGAAGAAGCCATCCCGCAGGAAAACAGCAACCTCATCGTTCGGTACCTCAGGCCGCATCAGTCACGATTCTTCCCGCTTCTACAACACCCGTCTCTATCCGGTTTCCGCCGATGCGGTTGCCGGCCCCGCTGAGGAACAACCGCCTCGCGGCGATGTCCTGGACCGCGTGTTCCGCAAAAGCAGCGAACGCATGGATGAACTTCCCGACAATTCCGTCCATCTGATGATCACGTCACCCCCGTATAACGTTTCGAAAGAGTATGATGAGGACCTGACGCTGGACGAATATCGCGACTTACTCCGCCGCGTGCTCAAAGAGACTCACCGCGCACTCGTCGATGGCGGGCGAGCATGCATCAACGTGGCCAATATCGGGCGAAAGCCGTACATACCCATACACGCGTTTCTCGCGGAAGACGTGATTGCGCTTGGGTACTCGATGCGGGGGGAGATTATCTGGAACAAAGGGGGGAGCGCAGGTCCCTCCACAGCGTGGGGAAGCTGGAAATCAGCAACGAATCCCACTCTTCGCGATGTTCATGAATACATCCTGATCTTTTCGAAGAACAGCTACGCGCGCAACGGAACCGGGAAGAAGAGCACCATTGAGCGAGATGAGTTCCTGGAGTACACGAAGAGCATCTGGACGTTTCCGTCCGAGTCCGCCCGCCGCGTTGGTCATCCTGCCCCGTTCCCCATCGAGCTGCCCCGCAGGCTCATCCAGCTGTACAGTTTCGAAGGAGACATCGTGCTCGATCCGTTTGCAGGAAGCGGATCGACATGCATCGCAGCGCTCCAGGCCAAACGGCATTTTGTCGCGTATGAGAAAAGCGCCCGGTACGCGAAACTGGCTGAAAAAAGAATGCGGGACTTGTCACTCATGGGAAAGAAGAAGAGTTCGAAACTGGACGATTGA
- a CDS encoding alpha/beta fold hydrolase — MTQSPISSSLIHKIREPEWAGAGNHPALILLHGRGTNEDDLLGLADSLDPRFFIVSARAPFPFEQGFGGYTWYDMEDIGTPQPQQFEESYDRLVQFVADVKQHYPVDPLRVFLLGFSMGSIMSFALSLTKPGLVRGIVAHSGYVPENTSLKFAWDRLEGLSCFVAHGVDDTVIPVQYGRRAHDLLARTRADLTYREYPIPHTISEQSISDLSDWLQKKLAVP, encoded by the coding sequence ATGACACAGTCACCAATTTCATCTTCGCTTATTCACAAGATCCGAGAGCCGGAGTGGGCTGGGGCAGGGAATCATCCTGCCCTGATTCTGCTCCACGGCCGGGGCACGAATGAAGACGACCTTCTTGGACTGGCTGACTCTCTCGATCCGCGTTTCTTCATCGTGAGCGCCCGCGCTCCATTCCCGTTCGAACAGGGTTTCGGCGGTTACACGTGGTACGACATGGAGGATATCGGCACGCCGCAGCCTCAGCAGTTCGAAGAAAGCTACGACCGGCTGGTTCAATTTGTCGCCGATGTCAAGCAGCACTATCCGGTCGACCCGCTGCGTGTGTTCCTGCTTGGATTCAGCATGGGGAGCATCATGTCCTTCGCGCTCTCGCTGACGAAGCCCGGGTTGGTGCGCGGCATCGTCGCTCACAGCGGCTACGTTCCGGAAAACACATCTCTCAAGTTCGCGTGGGATCGGCTCGAGGGACTCTCGTGCTTCGTGGCGCATGGTGTTGATGACACCGTGATCCCCGTCCAGTATGGGCGGCGCGCACACGATCTGCTCGCGCGAACCCGGGCGGATCTCACCTACAGAGAATATCCCATTCCTCACACGATCAGCGAACAGAGTATCTCCGATCTCTCCGACTGGCTTCAGAAAAAGCTTGCTGTTCCATAG